A portion of the Scylla paramamosain isolate STU-SP2022 chromosome 32, ASM3559412v1, whole genome shotgun sequence genome contains these proteins:
- the LOC135089012 gene encoding uncharacterized protein LOC135089012 isoform X5, whose protein sequence is MLEVLVLGVVGLAYTCVQTLFFLNCLNSRRRERRRLERVFRNSLRTVKAPSGKETHRSHERHEAEVSPAVRNENGTAAEQVTCSNTNTTAGRCEGRLVTRLVVKSGKEAAPGSHEGVSADPRYVRVQNVIVHHGEPGVEAGRESASAGLDSPPRQPASVSLDHHGGTTAAPEGAVNTITVNSNMIQVSGDAHPLLPPAYESLEGEPMSILTQVTTLGEDSGDGRHTPPDYSCIAEEDMEAPLQDLSLGGGQGPVDLLGTISQILRSPPESMEPGSEAVHLYEAPTEVPPLSPAPQHVVSQVGGGEEVSWRMTLSSEDFHAAPPPPWASVSRPDVPLPRDTWTLPRPCRRVTPSHGSLPRPREKLSVAHAAEGKLSSRLTPPRPTSVHPAGRDEALRAGGAARGTITFQLDSAPPSDDTSPPLATPRTASSDPIASRREAASDGENSDSEVSEPPPAGHSDEQGGGTAVTEHSEAPDAHHGKQPSGYEPDVKAAVYEPPEDDLPSPAMAAPLRQPEGGGEAGCAGDNIYEEIKEDLPLHVAEDRDSVASEVQYENISESDTHADSGYESPVKADIHSSDDAASTSSGSSHDHHYEDINPTHLPEGRPRDSSTLRRSRSKQDVVDEDDEAARQRQRLQGLDDLIAGVPPPDYDRGAPLSDESARPDVCNSGSQGDIPPPAEFGDDDDGEEEATGRQRLHSTHSMPPTSSHSHGRTPVSRTNSEPPPPPPPPMPDTATSPRQSPSSSHRSAEEANGISPASSKPPSPRSAHSSVEEREEEEDHVDEGLGGSPSSFVRRNSQRSLNGERPSSLPLDMAEHYGKIMADGREREVAASNEELGHSPQLGKSHLMHGKTLPFIPPKFPTQPSDSGLIKPSEYLRSLGESTIARSPSGEAKAGHGSHQTGTLHHNGTSHQISTANHNGTSHYSGITPLSAATHHSDTEHDSGSAHHTITEEIDTHDASNGSASVIPPPLPAIPESSEEDPATKDIGNGAPPPPPAPPAPPTSSSFNTMSSTRTNTLNTNHSNNNTLSHNSNKTVLPTISVTDLQSVQLRKIETKSVKPTSIALKLPVSPPEPLINSVKNDVIAELKMGVDIPGIKKLKSERAKEEEIHIRQEKEELSRQFSASKFVDQVPDTDPSGNRIPDWKRQMLARKAAERAKKEAEEQRLQEAEEKRLQSIPPWKRQLMMRREDDARRAPLYVPKVEEVKRIKVTNIGHQDSPQPSERTQEKESTAGGSSRTTTTTTITATISSTHTRSPIDTRQEEDEEPPNPWRTNLRKTNSKLNLHE, encoded by the exons ATGCtggaggtgctggtgctggGCGTGGTGGGCCTCGCCTACACCTGCGTTCAgacacttttcttcctcaacTGCCTCAACTCGCGGCGGCGGGAGAGGCGGCGGCTGGAGCGAGTGTTCAGAAACAGTCTGAGGACGGTCAAGGCCCCCAGCGGGAAGGAAACGCACCGTTCCCACGAGAGACATGAAGCGGAAGTGTCTCCTGCAGTCCGAAATGAAAACGGGACCGCGGCGGAGCAAGTCACCtgcagcaacacaaacaccacgGCTGGGCGGTGCGAGGGGCGGCTGGTAACGCGGCTTGTGGTGAAGAGTGGGAAGGAGGCCGCCCCAGGGTCCCACGAGGGAGTGTCCGCAGACCCGCGCTACGTCCGCGTGCAGAATGTCATCGTGCACCACGGCGAGCCAGGTGTGGAAGCTGGGCGTGAGTCTGCATCTGCCGGCCTGGATTCCCCGCCGCGGCAGCCTGCCAGTGTGAGCCTCGACCACCACGGAGGCACCACTGCGGCTCCCGAGGGTGCTGTCAACACCATCACCGTTAACTCCAACATGATCCAGGTGTCTGGCGACGCCCACCCGCTGCTTCCACCCGCTTACGAGTCACTGGAGGGCGAGCCGATGTCCATCCTGACGCAAGTGACCACGCTAGGAGAGGACAGCGGCGACGGGCGCCACACTCCTCCAGATTACTCCTGCATCGCCGAGGAGGACATGGAGGCGCCGCTGCAAGACTTGTCGCTGGGCGGCGGCCAAGGACCCGTGGACCTCCTCGGCACTATATCTCAGATCCTTCGCAGTCCACCTGAATCCATGGAGCCTGGCAGTGAGGCGGTGCACCTGTACGAGGCGCCCACGGAGGTGCCTCCCCTGAGCCCCGCCCCACAACACGTGGTGTCCCAGGTGGGCGGAGGTGAGGAGGTCAGCTGGAGGATGACGCTCAGTAGCGAGGACTTTCAcgccgcgccgccaccacctTGGGCCAGCGTGTCGCGGCCTGATGTGCCCCTTCCCCGGGACACGTGGACGCTGCCCCGGCCGTGCCGGCGCGTCACGCCGAGCCACGGCTCCCTACCCAGACCCAGAGAGAAATTGTCTGTCGCTCACGCGGCGGAGGGCAAACTTTCCTCGCGCCTCACACCGCCACGACCCACCTCCGTCCACCCCGCGGGGCGTGACGAGGCGTTGCGGGCCGGCGGGGCTGCGCGAGGCACCATCACCTTCCAGTTGGACTCCGCCCCGCCCAGCGACGACACCTCCCCGCCGCTGGCCACCCCCCGCACCGCTAGCAGTGACCCGATAGCGAGCAGGCGGGAAGCAGCGAGTGACGGAGAAAACAGTGATTCGGAAGTCAGTGAGCCGCCGCCTGCAGGCCACAGTGACGAGCAGGGTGGCGGGACGGCCGTGACGGAACACTCGGAGGCCCCCGACGCCCACCACGGGAAGCAACCTTCAGGGTACGAGCCAGACGTGAAGGCCGCTGTGTATGAACCGCCTGAGGACGACCTTCCCTCCCCCGCCATGGCCGCACCCCTGAGGCAGCCCGAGGGAGGGGGCGAGGCGGGCTGCGCCGGCGACAACATCTACGAGGAGATCAAGGAGGACTTGCCGCTGCACGTCGCCGAGGACAGGGACAGCGTGGCCTCCGAGGTGCAGTACGAGAACATTTCCGAGTCCGACACCCATGCAGACTCCGGATACGAGTCCCCAG TGAAGGCAGACATCCACAGCAGTGATGACGCGGCCTCCACCTCGAGCGGCTCCTCCCATGATCACCACTACGAGGACATCAACCCGACACACCTGCCAGAGGGACGCCCCAGGGACTCCTCGACCCTGCGCCGCTCCAGATCAAAGCAGGACGTGGTAGACGAAGACGACGAGGCAGCCAGACAGAGGCAGCGGCTTCAGGGCCTTGATGATCTGATTGCTG GTGTCCCCCCGCCGGACTACGACCGGGGGGCGCCACTGAGCGACGAATCAGCCCGACCTGACGTCTGTAACAGTGGCTCGCAGGGGGACATTCCTCCGCCGGCTG AGtttggggatgatgatgatggagaggaagaagcaacaGGCCGCCAGAGACTCCATTCAACACATTCCATGCCACCCACTTCCTCCCACTCCCACGGCCGCACTCCAGTCTCCCGCACCAATTCAgagccgccaccgccgccgccgccacccatGCCAGACACAGCAACCTCCCCGAGACAGTCCCCGAGCTCCTCACACAGATCGGCTGAGGAGGCTAATGGCATCTCACCCGCCTCCTCCAAGCCTCCCTCCCCCAGGTCTGCCCACAGctcggtggaggagagggaggaggaggaggatcacgtTGATGAGGGCCTCGGTGGCAGCCCCTCTTCATTTGTCAGGAGGAATTCACAGAGAA GCTTGAATGGAGAGCGCCCTTCATCATTGCCCCTGGACATGGCTGAGCATTACGGTAAGATCATGgctgatgggagggagagagaggtcgCCGCTTCCAATGAGGAGCTGGGCCACTCCCCGCAACTCGGCAAGTCTCACCTCATGCATGGGAAGACCCTGCCATTCATTCCCCCCAAGTTCCCCACCCAGCCTTCAGACTCTGGCCTCATCAAGCCCTCAGAGTACCTGCGTTCACTCGGAGAAAGCACCATTGCACGTTCACCAAGCGGGGAGGCAAAGGCAGGCCACGGATCACACCAAACTGGGACCCTACACCACAACGGCACTTCACACCAAATCAGTACAGCGAATCACAACGGTACATCACATTACAGTGGCATAACGCCCCTCTCTGCCGCGACACACCACAGCGACACAGAGCACGACAGTGGAAGCGCACACCACACAATTACAGAAGAGATTGACACCCATGATGCCAGCAACGGCTCGGCATCTGTcatccctcccccactccctgcCATCCCAGAGTCTAGCGAGGAAGACCCAGCCACTAAGGATATTGGTAatggtgctcctcctcctcctcctgctcctcctgctccccctacttcttcctccttcaatacGATGTCCAGCACACGCACCAACACACTAAACAccaaccacagcaacaacaacacactctctcacaacagcaacaagacaGTGCTGCCGACCATCAGTGTGACAGACCTACAGAGTGTTCAGCTGAGGAAGATTGAGACCAAGAGTGTGAAGCCAACCTCCATTGCCCTCAAGCTACCTGTGT CACCACCAGAGCCACTGATCAACTCTGTCAAGAATGATGTCATTGCTGAGCTCAAGATGGGAGTTGATATCCCCGGCATCAAGAAGCTGAAGTCGGAGCgagccaaggaggaggagatccacatcaggcaggagaaggaggagctttCCAGACAGTTTTCTGCCAGTAAATTTGTGGATCAG GTGCCAGACACTGACCCATCTGGGAACCGCATCCCAGACTGGAAGAGGCAGATGCTGGCGAGAAAGGCAGCCGAGCGCGCCaagaaggaggcagaggagcaGCGGCTgcaggaggcagaggagaagaGACTGCAGTCCATCCCCCCCTGGAAGCGACAACTGATGATGCGGCGGGAGGACGATGCACGCCG GGCTCCATTGTATGTGCccaaggtggaggaggtgaagaggatcAAGGTCACCAACATTGGGCACCAGGACTCCCCCCAGCCCTCCGAGAGAACCCAGGAGAAGGAGAGCACTGCAGGAGGGAGcagcagaaccaccaccaccactaccatcaccgccaccatctcctccacccacaccaGGAGCCCCATCGACACCagacaagaggaggacgaggagccgCCCAACCCCTGGCGCACTAATCTTAGGAAAACTAATAGTAAATTGAATCTACATGAGTGA